In Treponema sp. OMZ 798, the following proteins share a genomic window:
- a CDS encoding FAD synthetase family protein — protein MDDFKIISWEELAESGSCVFPEGKETAISVGGFDGPHKGHDELLRRVLDYASQNALIPGLVTFFRSPAAVKNKAYSGDVSSLRLRLKKFHELGFHFIVLIDFSAGFAKIEGTAFFDILIKTIRMRYLAVGSDFLCGYRRGLGAADLKKIAPQKGFCFDSIDPVNHGFAKVSSSAIREAVSLGDFSLAKNLLGYPFLFDFISLPWEVKDKNSIFAPKAYISQILPQSGKYRVLVRKVDGQEQEAHLFVNADGILLSFTEEASRAFDLKDLNNFDTIEFICKE, from the coding sequence ATGGATGATTTTAAGATAATTTCGTGGGAGGAGCTTGCTGAATCGGGCTCGTGCGTTTTCCCCGAAGGAAAAGAAACAGCAATTAGTGTCGGAGGCTTTGACGGCCCCCACAAAGGCCATGACGAACTTCTAAGACGGGTCTTGGATTATGCTTCTCAAAACGCCCTTATTCCGGGGCTTGTTACTTTTTTCCGCTCTCCTGCAGCAGTTAAAAATAAGGCTTATTCGGGAGATGTTTCGTCATTAAGGCTGAGATTAAAAAAGTTTCATGAATTAGGTTTTCATTTCATTGTACTTATTGACTTTTCTGCAGGATTTGCTAAAATAGAAGGAACTGCGTTCTTTGATATTCTTATAAAGACTATCCGTATGAGGTATTTGGCTGTAGGCAGCGACTTTTTGTGCGGATATCGCCGAGGATTGGGGGCGGCCGATTTAAAGAAAATAGCCCCTCAGAAAGGCTTTTGCTTTGATTCCATTGATCCCGTGAATCACGGCTTCGCTAAGGTAAGCTCCAGCGCTATCAGGGAGGCTGTAAGTTTGGGGGATTTTTCCCTTGCAAAAAACCTTTTAGGTTATCCTTTTTTATTTGATTTCATAAGCTTGCCGTGGGAGGTAAAGGACAAGAATAGTATTTTTGCTCCCAAGGCATATATATCGCAGATTCTTCCGCAAAGCGGGAAGTATAGGGTCTTGGTTAGAAAGGTAGACGGACAAGAACAAGAGGCTCATTTGTTTGTAAATGCAGACGGTATTCTTTTAAGCTTTACCGAAGAGGCTTCAAGGGCCTTTGATCTAAAAGACCTAAATAATTTTGACACCATAGAGTTTATTTGTAAGGAGTAG
- a CDS encoding LptF/LptG family permease — MGRLSFNHKTIFVYVFRELLLYFIVSFLFFFFIFFVNQILLMAEEILSKKAPIKDVLLLLFYSLPFIIATTAPYAALIGTLMCLGRFSADHEFISMNALGVSTSFILIPVFALGVLVSVGSFITNDILIPRGTIRFNEVLYNIASSTPALELESYSVKRNENSIVVSGLIKDNSIHDLLIIDSSQRGAKRFLSSSKTDVKKSNDVSIIMQLEMLNPRLINLDLNNRSKFDVVYGESITYNVLAKDVAPKFISSSGPDKMTSYDLIKDIRQKKEAGDTSPRLLNIYTMELHRKFSVPFGAFFFVLLAFAISRAGKTYDQSTGFIVGLLISVAYWAFLIGGQMLCLESGLHINGALVMWFPNVLLVICTSVIAIKRIFK, encoded by the coding sequence ATGGGACGTCTATCATTTAATCATAAAACAATCTTCGTCTATGTTTTTAGAGAACTTCTTTTATATTTTATAGTTTCTTTCCTGTTCTTCTTTTTTATTTTTTTTGTAAACCAGATTCTTTTAATGGCTGAGGAAATCCTATCGAAAAAAGCCCCAATAAAAGATGTTTTATTGCTCTTATTTTATTCTCTTCCGTTTATAATAGCGACGACAGCACCCTATGCAGCCTTGATTGGAACCCTCATGTGCTTAGGCCGATTTTCGGCTGATCATGAATTTATTTCGATGAATGCCTTAGGGGTTTCTACCTCATTTATTTTGATACCGGTTTTTGCTCTGGGAGTTTTAGTTTCGGTAGGTTCATTTATAACCAACGATATTTTAATTCCCCGCGGAACCATAAGATTTAATGAGGTGCTTTACAATATTGCTTCTTCGACTCCTGCTCTTGAGCTTGAGTCTTATTCGGTTAAGCGTAACGAAAATTCGATAGTTGTTTCAGGCTTAATAAAGGATAATTCCATCCATGATCTTTTGATAATAGATTCAAGCCAGAGAGGAGCAAAACGATTTTTATCCTCATCAAAAACCGATGTAAAAAAATCCAACGATGTATCGATTATTATGCAGCTTGAAATGCTCAATCCCCGGCTTATAAATCTCGATTTAAACAATAGGTCTAAATTTGACGTTGTCTATGGAGAAAGTATAACCTACAATGTTCTTGCAAAGGATGTAGCCCCTAAATTTATTTCAAGCTCAGGCCCGGACAAGATGACCTCATATGATCTGATAAAGGATATAAGGCAAAAAAAAGAAGCCGGGGATACAAGCCCTCGCCTTTTAAATATTTATACTATGGAACTTCACCGTAAATTTTCCGTTCCCTTTGGAGCCTTCTTTTTTGTATTGTTGGCTTTTGCGATAAGCCGTGCAGGAAAGACCTATGATCAAAGTACGGGCTTTATAGTAGGGCTTTTAATTTCGGTTGCTTATTGGGCTTTTTTGATAGGCGGACAAATGCTCTGCCTTGAATCGGGGCTGCATATAAACGGAGCCCTTGTTATGTGGTTTCCAAACGTTTTGCTTGTAATATGTACGTCAGTGATTGCAATAAAGAGGATTTTCAAATGA
- the rpsL gene encoding 30S ribosomal protein S12 — protein sequence MPTINQLIKKGRKSAAVKTKSPALQSCPQKRGVCTSVKTITPKKPNSALRKVARIRLSNGIEITAYIPGIGHNLQEHSVVLVRGGRVKDLPGVRYHIIRGTKDALGVEDRKRGRSKYGAKRPKA from the coding sequence ATGCCTACAATTAATCAATTGATAAAGAAGGGACGCAAATCTGCTGCGGTTAAGACAAAGAGTCCTGCCTTGCAGTCTTGCCCCCAAAAGCGCGGTGTTTGCACCAGCGTTAAGACGATTACGCCTAAAAAACCGAACTCGGCTTTAAGAAAGGTTGCCCGTATCCGTTTAAGTAACGGTATCGAAATTACCGCTTATATTCCCGGTATCGGACACAACTTGCAGGAGCACTCTGTTGTTCTCGTAAGAGGCGGGCGTGTTAAGGACCTCCCGGGTGTACGCTATCACATTATACGCGGTACTAAAGACGCTCTCGGTGTAGAAGACAGAAAACGAGGCCGCTCCAAGTACGGAGCCAAGAGGCCCAAGGCTTAA
- the dut gene encoding dUTP diphosphatase encodes MEVFTKLKDGAVLPEYKTSGSAGADLRALIEEPIILKPMQRCLIPTGLSVELPKGIELQVRPRSGLALKHGVTVLNTPGTVDSDYRGELAVLLINLGSEDFKIENGDRIAQAVIAQAIQSDFVQKDELSNTERGTGGYGSTGIA; translated from the coding sequence ATGGAAGTTTTTACAAAATTAAAAGATGGGGCTGTCTTGCCCGAATACAAAACAAGCGGATCTGCAGGAGCAGATTTGCGAGCCCTTATTGAAGAACCCATTATCCTAAAACCCATGCAAAGATGCTTAATTCCTACAGGCCTTTCGGTTGAACTCCCTAAAGGAATTGAGCTTCAAGTGCGCCCGCGATCGGGCCTTGCCCTAAAACACGGTGTTACGGTTTTAAACACCCCCGGCACAGTAGACTCCGATTACAGGGGTGAGTTAGCCGTGCTTTTAATCAATCTCGGCTCTGAAGACTTTAAAATCGAAAACGGGGACCGCATTGCCCAAGCCGTTATTGCCCAAGCCATTCAGTCCGACTTTGTTCAAAAGGATGAGCTATCAAATACGGAGCGCGGAACAGGAGGCTACGGCTCTACGGGAATCGCATGA
- a CDS encoding NAD(P)-dependent oxidoreductase, whose amino-acid sequence MKKTILITGASGSMGSEALKQIAETEKYNIRLILREKKANRRLAASLQKKYRENLKIIFGDLSIFADCEKAVESADYIIHCAAMIPPVIDHNPDAGYKSNFLGTLNLINAVKKLPQNGRVKFIHIGTVAQYGNRTFKHPWIRTGDPLLISAFDFYGATKIMAEREVIESGLKHWVSLRQSGVLYDDIMLKNMDDGLMFHTGWNTPIEWATARTSGLMLKNLIEKDLDGTLPEDFWRRIYNIGNGKEARVTGYETLDRGFKLMGRSAKDVFKPHWNAARNFHCGWFYDSRVLNDYLDFQYEGFEDFFKKLDKKFWYFKLGKPFPRLIRKFAIEPLLKTSNAPLYWVKNNFEGRIRAFFGSKESFEKIPHNWEDYKLLCENNNPETGEKLNYDELKEESKASSFLLDHGYDESKKESELGIIDARDAARFRGGECLSAEMKEGDLYTPLEWKCACGHKFKASPFLVLKTGHWCPECACPPWNFDEQARKVPFYAQLWYDDHSPDEANFYDKDCFRDILN is encoded by the coding sequence ATGAAAAAGACAATATTAATTACCGGAGCTTCAGGCTCCATGGGCTCTGAAGCCTTAAAACAAATTGCCGAAACGGAAAAATATAATATAAGGCTTATCTTACGCGAAAAAAAAGCAAACCGCCGCTTGGCAGCATCTTTGCAAAAAAAATACCGTGAAAACTTAAAAATTATCTTTGGAGACCTATCTATTTTTGCCGACTGCGAAAAAGCTGTCGAAAGTGCCGATTATATAATCCACTGTGCTGCAATGATTCCGCCAGTAATAGACCACAATCCGGATGCAGGCTATAAATCCAACTTTTTGGGCACCTTAAATTTGATAAATGCCGTAAAAAAACTGCCCCAAAACGGCAGGGTAAAATTCATTCATATAGGAACGGTCGCCCAATACGGAAACCGCACCTTTAAACACCCATGGATAAGAACAGGAGACCCGCTTTTGATTTCAGCCTTCGATTTTTACGGGGCTACAAAGATTATGGCCGAAAGGGAGGTAATAGAATCGGGTCTAAAACACTGGGTTTCCTTGAGGCAGTCGGGAGTTTTGTACGACGACATAATGCTTAAAAACATGGATGACGGCCTCATGTTCCATACAGGCTGGAACACTCCCATAGAATGGGCAACAGCCCGAACCTCAGGCCTCATGCTTAAAAACCTCATCGAAAAAGATTTAGACGGCACCCTGCCTGAAGATTTTTGGAGAAGGATTTACAATATAGGAAACGGAAAAGAAGCCCGCGTTACAGGCTACGAAACCCTCGACAGGGGCTTTAAGCTCATGGGCCGATCGGCAAAGGATGTTTTTAAGCCGCATTGGAACGCAGCCCGAAACTTTCACTGCGGCTGGTTCTACGATTCCCGCGTTTTAAACGATTATCTTGACTTTCAATATGAAGGATTTGAAGATTTTTTTAAAAAGCTCGATAAAAAGTTTTGGTATTTTAAGCTGGGAAAACCCTTTCCACGACTTATCAGAAAATTTGCCATAGAACCTCTTTTAAAAACAAGCAACGCCCCTCTTTATTGGGTGAAAAACAATTTTGAAGGAAGAATAAGGGCTTTTTTCGGCTCAAAAGAGAGTTTTGAGAAAATTCCTCACAACTGGGAAGACTACAAGCTCTTATGCGAAAACAACAATCCCGAAACAGGCGAAAAGCTAAACTATGACGAATTAAAAGAAGAAAGCAAGGCTTCATCCTTTTTGCTTGACCACGGCTATGATGAATCTAAAAAAGAAAGCGAGCTTGGTATAATCGATGCAAGGGATGCAGCCCGATTTAGGGGAGGCGAATGTTTAAGCGCCGAGATGAAAGAAGGCGACCTCTACACTCCGCTTGAGTGGAAGTGTGCCTGCGGGCACAAGTTTAAGGCAAGTCCCTTTCTTGTTTTAAAAACCGGCCACTGGTGCCCCGAATGTGCATGTCCTCCGTGGAATTTTGACGAGCAGGCAAGAAAGGTTCCATTTTACGCTCAACTTTGGTATGATGACCACAGCCCCGATGAAGCCAACTTTTATGATAAGGACTGCTTTAGGGATATTTTAAATTGA
- a CDS encoding CorA family divalent cation transporter, whose translation MFVKLDAELTPIDPRTEKITGPVAGYIKFKELIELQSLLDLDPLFIEQCSDFSQQNTLGVWEDYSFGVINIVEMENIFKDRDTIGLYISKNLFLAIEIIDKDYSTQKAFEAALQQTIARERNIPRILNRFFKELIKSHAGVYHRFRKKIAELEMRVWEKIEEDSHFETELSNINNELLTLFSYYDQLEDFCQELAENENEIFTEEELTIINLLSKRVERYGANIRILREYSNQLRESYQAQLDLHLNKIMKIFTVVTTIFLPLTLVVGWYGMNFTHMPELSWKYGYLSVIILSVAIVVLGLAWFKKKKLI comes from the coding sequence ATGTTTGTAAAATTAGATGCGGAATTAACCCCGATTGATCCTCGGACAGAAAAAATAACGGGCCCTGTTGCAGGCTACATAAAATTTAAAGAACTTATCGAGCTGCAAAGCCTTTTAGATCTCGATCCTCTCTTCATTGAGCAGTGCAGCGATTTTTCACAGCAAAACACCCTCGGCGTTTGGGAAGACTACAGTTTCGGCGTTATAAACATAGTCGAAATGGAAAACATCTTTAAAGACCGCGACACTATAGGCCTTTATATATCAAAAAATCTTTTTTTGGCTATAGAAATTATAGACAAGGACTATTCCACTCAAAAAGCCTTTGAAGCAGCCTTACAGCAAACTATAGCCCGTGAAAGAAACATTCCGCGTATTCTTAACCGCTTTTTTAAAGAGCTCATCAAGTCCCATGCAGGTGTCTATCACCGTTTTAGAAAGAAAATAGCAGAACTTGAAATGCGTGTTTGGGAAAAGATTGAAGAGGACAGTCACTTTGAAACGGAGCTTTCGAATATAAACAACGAGCTTTTAACCCTCTTCAGTTATTACGATCAGCTGGAAGATTTTTGCCAAGAGCTGGCCGAAAACGAAAACGAGATTTTTACCGAAGAAGAGCTGACAATTATAAACCTGCTTTCAAAAAGGGTAGAGCGTTACGGAGCAAATATCCGTATTTTGAGGGAGTATTCAAATCAGCTGCGGGAGTCCTATCAAGCCCAGCTCGACCTGCACCTAAATAAGATTATGAAAATCTTTACGGTTGTAACTACAATCTTTCTTCCCCTTACTCTTGTAGTAGGCTGGTACGGTATGAACTTTACCCATATGCCCGAACTTTCATGGAAGTACGGCTATCTTTCCGTAATAATCTTGAGTGTTGCAATTGTTGTTTTAGGATTGGCCTGGTTTAAAAAGAAAAAACTGATATAA
- the rpsG gene encoding 30S ribosomal protein S7, with the protein MGRGKITARRPVAPDSKYNSVVVTRFIGRMMLSGKKSITTKIMYDSFDKIKEKTGEEPLAVFSKALDNVKPVVEVKSRRVGGATYQVPMDIPEGRREALAMRWIIGAARKRSGHEMSERLASELIDAYNNTGTAFKKKEEVHRMAEANKAFAHFRW; encoded by the coding sequence ATGGGTAGAGGAAAAATTACTGCAAGACGCCCTGTTGCTCCCGATAGCAAGTACAATAGCGTGGTCGTTACCCGCTTTATCGGAAGAATGATGCTTTCAGGTAAAAAAAGCATTACTACAAAGATCATGTACGATTCTTTTGATAAGATTAAAGAAAAAACCGGCGAAGAACCCTTGGCAGTTTTTTCAAAGGCCTTGGACAATGTAAAACCGGTTGTTGAAGTAAAATCCCGCCGAGTCGGAGGCGCCACATATCAGGTTCCTATGGACATTCCGGAGGGAAGGCGAGAAGCCTTGGCCATGCGCTGGATTATCGGCGCCGCTCGAAAAAGAAGCGGTCACGAAATGTCCGAGAGATTGGCTTCAGAGCTGATCGATGCATACAACAACACCGGAACAGCCTTCAAAAAGAAGGAAGAAGTTCACAGAATGGCCGAAGCAAACAAAGCTTTTGCGCACTTCAGGTGGTAG
- the rpsO gene encoding 30S ribosomal protein S15, with the protein MAVTKEQKASIVKKFGASEKDTGDIKVQIALLTEKINQLTNHCKEHPKDAGSRRGLISMVGHRRSLLKYYRRTDIEGYRAILKELNLRK; encoded by the coding sequence ATGGCAGTTACTAAAGAACAAAAGGCATCGATTGTAAAGAAATTCGGTGCAAGCGAAAAAGACACAGGTGATATAAAGGTGCAAATTGCCCTATTGACCGAAAAAATCAACCAGTTGACAAACCACTGCAAAGAGCATCCGAAAGATGCCGGCAGCCGACGAGGTTTGATCAGCATGGTAGGTCACAGGCGCAGCTTGCTTAAATACTATCGCCGAACAGACATTGAAGGTTATAGAGCGATTCTTAAAGAGCTTAACCTTAGAAAGTAG
- the pnp gene encoding polyribonucleotide nucleotidyltransferase yields the protein MKKRVTYKIGEHDLILETGYLAKQANGSIYAEYAGSAILATICASGQAQEGLDYVPLTVDYNEKYYAAGKIPGGFIKREGRPKDKEILVSRLIDRPMRPLFKKEFGRDIQLVPTCISTDMINPPDILAVIASSAAVHISDIPFDGPVAAARVAYKNGEYIINPTFSQIETADMEIVVAGTKEGITMVEGGANEVSEEVMLTALEKAHEMIKALCKMQEDLRELAGKEKLPLVPLEAELENKQAIYDEAFPRLSKTLYLSTKMERREESDKVKKELAEKYAEQLEDEIQLKLFNALFEDMEYNILRTNILDKGLRVDGRGTKDIRPITCEIGVLPRPHGSAVFTRGETQSLGVVTIGTVFDEQIYDDIEGDRRENFILHYNFPPFSVGEVGRLGTGRREIGHGNLAHRSLYPMVPEREKFPYTVRVVSEVLESNGSSSMATVCSGTLSMLHAGVPMKKPVAGIAMGLITEGNDRYAILSDILGEEDHLGDMDFKVAGTADGITGFQMDIKIAGVSPEIMKNALAQAKEGRMHILGIMNRCISAPNEELSQYAPRVEVMTIPEDKIGALIGPGGKNVKAISDKYNVTINTENDGTVTIYGKDGSSDLKGAKLIVKGITSDPEVGIIYDGVVKKIMDFGAFVEILPGKEGLCHISKLSKARVEKVSDVLKEGQEIPVKLLEIDKLGRLNLSYIDALEERSK from the coding sequence ATGAAAAAAAGAGTAACTTATAAAATCGGCGAACATGATTTAATTTTAGAAACCGGTTATTTGGCAAAACAGGCCAACGGTTCTATTTATGCGGAATATGCCGGTTCCGCAATTTTAGCTACAATCTGCGCCTCGGGACAGGCTCAGGAAGGTTTAGACTATGTCCCCCTAACGGTTGACTATAACGAAAAATATTATGCAGCCGGAAAAATCCCCGGCGGCTTTATAAAGAGGGAGGGTAGACCCAAGGACAAAGAAATCCTTGTATCCCGCCTCATAGACAGACCCATGCGTCCCTTGTTTAAAAAAGAATTCGGAAGAGATATTCAGCTGGTTCCGACCTGTATTTCGACGGATATGATAAATCCGCCTGATATCCTTGCCGTTATTGCAAGCTCTGCGGCTGTTCATATTTCGGACATCCCCTTTGACGGCCCTGTTGCAGCTGCACGTGTTGCCTATAAAAACGGCGAATACATTATAAACCCGACCTTTAGCCAAATTGAAACTGCCGATATGGAAATTGTAGTTGCCGGAACAAAGGAAGGCATTACCATGGTCGAAGGCGGCGCCAACGAGGTTTCAGAAGAGGTTATGCTCACAGCCTTGGAAAAGGCCCATGAAATGATCAAGGCCCTGTGCAAAATGCAGGAAGACTTGCGCGAACTTGCAGGAAAAGAAAAACTTCCACTCGTTCCCCTCGAAGCCGAGCTTGAAAACAAGCAGGCAATTTATGACGAAGCCTTCCCCCGTTTAAGCAAAACCCTCTATCTTTCCACAAAGATGGAGCGCCGCGAAGAATCGGACAAGGTAAAAAAAGAATTGGCCGAAAAATATGCCGAACAGCTTGAAGACGAAATTCAGCTTAAGCTTTTTAATGCCCTCTTTGAAGATATGGAATATAATATTTTAAGAACAAACATCTTGGACAAGGGCTTGCGCGTTGACGGAAGAGGAACTAAGGACATCCGTCCCATAACCTGCGAGATCGGGGTTCTTCCCCGCCCCCACGGTTCGGCAGTCTTTACTCGAGGCGAAACCCAGTCCTTGGGTGTAGTAACAATCGGAACAGTCTTTGATGAACAAATATACGACGATATCGAAGGCGACAGAAGAGAAAACTTTATCCTTCACTATAACTTCCCGCCCTTCTCTGTAGGAGAGGTCGGAAGGCTCGGAACAGGAAGAAGAGAAATCGGTCACGGCAACCTTGCCCACCGCTCCCTATATCCGATGGTTCCCGAAAGAGAAAAATTCCCCTATACTGTACGTGTAGTTTCTGAAGTTTTGGAATCTAACGGATCTTCTTCGATGGCTACCGTATGTTCGGGAACCCTCTCCATGCTCCACGCAGGCGTTCCCATGAAAAAGCCTGTTGCTGGTATTGCCATGGGCCTTATCACCGAAGGGAACGACCGCTACGCCATTCTTTCCGACATTCTTGGGGAAGAAGACCACTTAGGCGATATGGACTTTAAGGTTGCAGGTACGGCTGACGGAATTACCGGTTTCCAGATGGATATAAAGATTGCAGGTGTTTCGCCTGAAATTATGAAAAATGCCCTTGCTCAAGCTAAAGAAGGAAGAATGCACATCCTCGGAATAATGAACCGGTGTATTTCAGCTCCTAATGAGGAGCTTTCCCAATATGCCCCCAGGGTTGAAGTTATGACCATCCCCGAAGACAAGATCGGTGCCCTTATCGGCCCCGGCGGAAAGAACGTAAAAGCTATTTCCGATAAGTATAACGTAACAATCAATACCGAAAATGACGGAACGGTAACTATTTACGGCAAGGACGGATCTTCAGACCTTAAGGGTGCAAAACTCATCGTTAAGGGTATTACAAGCGATCCAGAGGTAGGCATAATCTATGACGGAGTTGTAAAAAAGATTATGGACTTCGGCGCCTTTGTCGAAATCCTTCCCGGAAAAGAGGGGCTTTGCCATATTTCAAAGCTTTCCAAGGCCCGTGTAGAAAAGGTTTCTGATGTACTTAAAGAAGGACAAGAGATTCCTGTCAAGCTTTTGGAAATCGATAAGCTAGGAAGGCTTAACCTTTCGTATATCGATGCCCTTGAGGAGCGTTCCAAATAA
- a CDS encoding YbaN family protein, translating to MKIINIFWIVLGFICLGLGVMGIIMPILPTTPFFMVTLVCFAKGSERLKKWFMGTSFHKKYIQSFYEKKGMTLKNKIIILSFASIMLAAAFYFSAKPYARILIACVIAAKYYVFIFKIKTLPPDRALEADAACVENR from the coding sequence ATGAAGATAATAAATATCTTTTGGATTGTGCTGGGCTTTATTTGTCTGGGGCTGGGAGTTATGGGTATTATCATGCCCATTTTACCTACAACTCCGTTTTTTATGGTAACTCTTGTATGTTTTGCTAAGGGCTCCGAGCGGCTAAAAAAATGGTTTATGGGCACATCTTTTCACAAAAAATATATTCAAAGCTTTTACGAAAAAAAAGGTATGACTCTAAAAAATAAAATTATCATTCTCTCATTTGCCTCAATAATGCTTGCAGCTGCCTTTTATTTTTCGGCTAAGCCCTATGCCCGTATCTTAATAGCCTGCGTTATAGCGGCAAAGTACTATGTTTTTATCTTTAAAATCAAAACACTTCCTCCCGATAGGGCTTTAGAAGCAGATGCTGCCTGTGTTGAAAACAGATAA
- a CDS encoding LptF/LptG family permease, giving the protein MRLLQRYLLKLFIPTFIVAMLFFILLLQLGDLFANIVAYLQNGAKFKDIVKVMWLYIPKCIAYSVPLAILFAGSYTMGNLYAQNELTSIFSAGISLGRFTLPLLVLGFFFSVGMIFFEDNIVIKYFYEKTKLSKKLLQEEESLDTQDLVILSELGKIVYTADYFNAEAQTLSNAYIIIRDEDGNLSLIIKSSRMVWENDRWRTDDAEVYRFSEKNIVICSSLIPDDIILSEPPFNFQKNLSSVDEMRISEAKEFIAALKKNGLPYYEALSKYHRRFSFPFTIFIVLFFSISLGGKFKKNILLMSILFSLGIATLFYVTEMVTMLSAKWEYISPLAGAWTPIFIFSILSVYLLRKSRT; this is encoded by the coding sequence ATGAGGCTGCTTCAAAGGTATTTGCTTAAACTTTTTATTCCCACCTTCATTGTTGCGATGCTTTTTTTTATCTTGCTTTTGCAGCTTGGAGATTTATTTGCCAACATAGTTGCCTACCTTCAAAACGGAGCGAAGTTTAAGGATATTGTAAAAGTTATGTGGCTCTACATTCCTAAATGTATTGCTTACTCCGTGCCTCTGGCTATTCTTTTTGCCGGCTCATATACAATGGGAAACTTATATGCGCAAAATGAACTTACCTCGATATTTTCGGCGGGAATATCTCTAGGCCGTTTTACCTTGCCTCTTTTGGTTTTGGGATTTTTCTTTTCGGTAGGAATGATTTTTTTTGAAGACAATATTGTTATAAAATATTTTTACGAAAAAACAAAACTCTCAAAAAAACTTTTGCAAGAAGAAGAAAGCTTAGATACTCAGGATTTGGTAATTTTATCCGAGCTCGGAAAAATTGTGTACACGGCCGATTATTTTAATGCCGAAGCACAAACCCTTTCAAATGCTTATATAATAATTAGGGATGAGGACGGAAACTTGTCGCTTATTATCAAAAGTTCCCGCATGGTATGGGAAAATGACCGTTGGAGAACCGATGATGCTGAAGTTTACAGATTTAGTGAAAAAAATATTGTAATCTGCTCGAGTTTGATTCCCGATGATATAATCTTGTCGGAGCCTCCTTTCAATTTTCAAAAAAATTTAAGCTCGGTAGATGAAATGAGAATTTCGGAAGCTAAAGAATTTATTGCTGCTCTCAAAAAAAACGGCCTTCCTTATTATGAGGCTCTTTCAAAATATCACAGGCGCTTTTCATTCCCGTTTACTATCTTTATAGTCTTGTTTTTTTCGATTTCTTTGGGCGGTAAATTTAAAAAGAATATATTGCTGATGAGTATCTTATTTAGTTTAGGAATAGCGACTCTTTTTTATGTTACCGAAATGGTTACCATGCTGAGTGCCAAGTGGGAATATATCTCCCCCCTTGCAGGAGCTTGGACACCTATTTTTATCTTTTCGATTTTAAGCGTTTATTTATTAAGGAAATCTAGGACTTAG
- a CDS encoding nitrous oxide-stimulated promoter family protein, with the protein MLPVLKTDKKEQEQRLITKMVEMYRSFKGREINDDELDELLLYAFKRSESCLYRKNGEKKPFCNVCPVHCYKKDMREKIKKIMRYAGPRLLFKHPILSLDHLFKTIYSKKHPPQPPMRSN; encoded by the coding sequence ATGCTGCCTGTGTTGAAAACAGATAAAAAAGAACAAGAGCAAAGACTCATCACAAAGATGGTAGAAATGTACCGTTCTTTTAAAGGCCGGGAAATAAACGATGATGAGCTCGATGAGCTTTTACTTTATGCCTTTAAAAGAAGTGAAAGCTGTCTTTATAGAAAAAACGGTGAAAAAAAGCCCTTTTGTAATGTTTGTCCTGTGCATTGCTATAAAAAAGATATGCGTGAAAAAATAAAAAAGATAATGAGGTATGCAGGCCCCCGGCTCTTATTTAAGCATCCTATTTTGAGTTTGGATCATCTTTTTAAGACAATTTATTCAAAAAAACACCCTCCGCAGCCTCCGATGAGATCTAATTAA